From a single Opisthocomus hoazin isolate bOpiHoa1 chromosome 6, bOpiHoa1.hap1, whole genome shotgun sequence genomic region:
- the DDR2 gene encoding discoidin domain-containing receptor 2 isoform X2, which yields MPPTPRPALPLLPLLLLLPHVPQGARAQVNPAVCRYPLGMSGGHIPDEDISASSQWSESTAAKYGRLDSEDGDGAWCPEIPVEPDDLKEFLQIDLRGLHFITLVGTQGRHAGGHGNEFAPMYKINYSRDGTRWISWRNRHGRQVLDGNTNPYDIVLKDLEPPLIARFIRFIPVTDHSMNVCLRVELYGCVWLDGLVSYNAPAGQQLVLPGGTVIYLNDSVYDGAFGYSMTEGLGQLTDGVSGLDDFTQTHEYHVWPGYDYVGWRNESTAGGYVEITFEFDRIRNFTAMKVHCNNMFAKGVKIFKEVQCYFRADTSEWEPSTVSSVLVLDDVNPSARFVTVPLLHRMASAIKCQYYFADAWMMFSEITFQSDAAMYNNSMAPPEAPVVPTTYDPTLKVDDSNTRILIGCLVAIIFILLAIIVIILWRQFWQKMLEKASRRMLDDEMTVSLSLPSESSMFNHNRSSSSSEQESSSTYDRIFPLGPDYQEPSRLIRKLPEFPPVEEDTGCSGPTKPTQASVPEGVPHYAEADIVNLQGVTGGNTYSVPALTMDLLSGKDVAVEEFPRKLLTFKEKLGEGQFGEVHLCEVEGMEKFTGKDFALEGLDASSSCPVLVAVKMLRADANKNARNDFLKEIKIMSRLKDPNIIRLLAVCIADDPLCMITEYMENGDLNQFLSRQQAGTPPAGHAPTVSYSDLRFMATQIASGMKYLSSLNFVHRDLATRNCLVGKRYTIKIADFGMSRNLYSGDYYRIQGRAVLPIRWMSWESILLGKFTTASDVWAFGVTLWETFTLCREQPYSQLSDEQVIENTGEFFRDQGRQDIHRLLQESASEE from the exons CGGTGTGCCGGTACCCCTTGGGAATGTCGGGCGGGCACATCCCCGATGAGGACATCTCAGCCTCCAGCCAGTGGTCCGAGTCTACAGCCGCCAAGTACGGACG GCTGGACTCGGAGGATGGCGATGGCGCCTGGTGCCCCGAGATCCCGGTGGAGCCCGACGACCTCAAGGAGTTCCTGCAGATCGACCTGCGCGGCCTTCACTTCATCACGCTAGTGGGCACCCAAGGACGTCACGCCGGGGGCCATGGCAACGAGTTTGCCCCCATGTATAAGATCAACTACAGCCGGGATGGCACCCGCTGGATCTCCTGGAGGAACCGGCACGGGAGGCAG GTGCTGGATGGAAACACCAACCCCTACGACATCGTCCTCAAGGATCTAGAGCCTCCCCTCATCGCCCGCTTCATCCGCTTCATCCCTGTCACTGACCACTCCATGAACGTCTGCCTGCGCGTGGAGCTGTACGGCTGCGTCTGGCTGG ACGGGCTGGTGTCCTACAACGCGCCGGCCGGGCAGCAGCTGGTCCTTCCCGGGGGCACCGTCATCTACCTGAACGACTCAGTGTACGACGGGGCGTTCGGGTACAG CATGACGGAAGGCCTGGGCCAGCTGACGGACGGGGTGTCGGGGCTGGACGACTTCACGCAGACCCACGAGTACCACGTCTGGCCGGGCTACGACTACGTGGGCTGGCGCAACGAGAGCACTGCCGGCGGCTACGTGGAGATCACCTTTGAGTTCGACCGCATCAGGAACTTCACCGCCATGAAG GTCCACTGCAACAACATGTTCGCCAAAGGGGTGAAGATCTTCAAGGAGGTGCAATGCTATTTCCGCGCCGACACCAGCGAGTGGGAGCCCAGCACCGTCTCCTCGGTGCTGGTGCTGGACGACGTGAACCCCAGCGCCCGCTTCGTCACCGTGCCCTTGCTCCACCGCATGGCCAGCGCCATCAAGTGCCAGTACTACTTCGCCGATGCCTGGATGATGTTCAGCGAGATCACCTTCCAGTCAG ATGCAGCCATGTACAACAACTCTATGGCCCCCCCTGAGGCTCCCGTGGTCCCCACCACTTATG aCCCCACGCTCAAGGTAGACGACAGCAACACGCGCATCCTGATCGGTTGCCTGGTGGCGATCATCTTCATTCTGCTGGCCATCATTGTCATCATACTGTGGCGGCAGTTCTGGCAGAAGATGCTGGAGAAG GCATCACGGAGGATGCTGGATGATGAAATGACCGtcagcctctccctgcccagtgAATCGAGCATGTTCAACCACaaccgctcctcctcctccagcgagCAGGAGTCCAGCTCCACCTACGACCGCATCTTCCCCCTGGGACCCGACTACCAGGAGCCTTCCCGCCTGATCCGCAAGCTGCCCGAGTTCCCCCCGGTGGAGGAGGACACCG gctgcagcgGCCCCACGAAGCCGACCCAGGCCAGTGTCCCCGAGGGCGTCCCCCACTACGCCGAGGCCGACATCGTGAACCTGCAGGGTGTGACGGGTGGCAACACCTACTCAGTGCCAGCCCTCACCATGGACCTGCTCTCCGGCAAGGATGTGGCCGTCGAGGAGTTCCCCAGAAAGCTGCTGACCTTCAAGGAGAAGCTGGGGGAAGGCCAGTTTGGGGAG GTTCATCTCTGTGAAGTGGAGGGGATGGAGAAGTTCACAGGCAAGGACTTTGCCCTGGAGGGCTTGGatgccagctccagctgccccGTGCTGGTGGCTGTGAAGATGTTGCGAGCGGATGCCAACAAGAACGCCAg GAATGATTTTCTGAAGGAAATCAAGATCATGTCGCGGCTGAAGGACCCCAACATCATCCGGCTGCTGGCAGTGTGCATCGCGGATGACCCGCTGTGCATGATCACCGAGTACATGGAGAACGGAGACCTCAACCAGTTCCTGTCCCGCCAGCAGGCAGGCACCCCGCCGGCTGGCCACGCGCCCACCGTCAG CTACAGTGACCTGCGGTTCATGGCCACCCAGATCGCCTCCGGCATGAAGTACCTCTCCTCCCTCAACTTCGTGCACCGGGACCTGGCCACGCGCAACTGCCTGGTGGGGAAGCGCTACACCATCAAGATAGCCGACTTTGGCATGAGCAGGAATCTCTACAGCGGGGACTACTACCGTATCCAGGGGCGGGCGGTGCTCCCCATCCGCTGGATGTCCTGGGAGAGCATCTTGCTG GGCAAGTTCACGACGGCCAGCGACGTGTGGGCGTTTGGCGTGACGCTGTGGGAGACCTTCACGCTCTGCCGGGAGCAGCCCTACTCCCAGCTGTCCGACGAGCAGGTCATCGAAAACACCGGCGAGTTTTTCCGGGACCAGGGCCGGCAG GACATCCATCGCCTTCTCCAGGAGTCAGCCAGCGAAGAATGA
- the DDR2 gene encoding discoidin domain-containing receptor 2 isoform X1 yields MPPTPRPALPLLPLLLLLPHVPQGARAQVNPAVCRYPLGMSGGHIPDEDISASSQWSESTAAKYGRLDSEDGDGAWCPEIPVEPDDLKEFLQIDLRGLHFITLVGTQGRHAGGHGNEFAPMYKINYSRDGTRWISWRNRHGRQVLDGNTNPYDIVLKDLEPPLIARFIRFIPVTDHSMNVCLRVELYGCVWLDGLVSYNAPAGQQLVLPGGTVIYLNDSVYDGAFGYSMTEGLGQLTDGVSGLDDFTQTHEYHVWPGYDYVGWRNESTAGGYVEITFEFDRIRNFTAMKVHCNNMFAKGVKIFKEVQCYFRADTSEWEPSTVSSVLVLDDVNPSARFVTVPLLHRMASAIKCQYYFADAWMMFSEITFQSDAAMYNNSMAPPEAPVVPTTYDPTLKVDDSNTRILIGCLVAIIFILLAIIVIILWRQFWQKMLEKASRRMLDDEMTVSLSLPSESSMFNHNRSSSSSEQESSSTYDRIFPLGPDYQEPSRLIRKLPEFPPVEEDTGCSGPTKPTQASVPEGVPHYAEADIVNLQGVTGGNTYSVPALTMDLLSGKDVAVEEFPRKLLTFKEKLGEGQFGEVHLCEVEGMEKFTGKDFALEGLDASSSCPVLVAVKMLRADANKNARNDFLKEIKIMSRLKDPNIIRLLAVCIADDPLCMITEYMENGDLNQFLSRQQAGTPPAGHAPTVSYSDLRFMATQIASGMKYLSSLNFVHRDLATRNCLVGKRYTIKIADFGMSRNLYSGDYYRIQGRAVLPIRWMSWESILLGKFTTASDVWAFGVTLWETFTLCREQPYSQLSDEQVIENTGEFFRDQGRQTYLPQPALCPDSVYKLMLSCWRRDTKDRPSFQDIHRLLQESASEE; encoded by the exons CGGTGTGCCGGTACCCCTTGGGAATGTCGGGCGGGCACATCCCCGATGAGGACATCTCAGCCTCCAGCCAGTGGTCCGAGTCTACAGCCGCCAAGTACGGACG GCTGGACTCGGAGGATGGCGATGGCGCCTGGTGCCCCGAGATCCCGGTGGAGCCCGACGACCTCAAGGAGTTCCTGCAGATCGACCTGCGCGGCCTTCACTTCATCACGCTAGTGGGCACCCAAGGACGTCACGCCGGGGGCCATGGCAACGAGTTTGCCCCCATGTATAAGATCAACTACAGCCGGGATGGCACCCGCTGGATCTCCTGGAGGAACCGGCACGGGAGGCAG GTGCTGGATGGAAACACCAACCCCTACGACATCGTCCTCAAGGATCTAGAGCCTCCCCTCATCGCCCGCTTCATCCGCTTCATCCCTGTCACTGACCACTCCATGAACGTCTGCCTGCGCGTGGAGCTGTACGGCTGCGTCTGGCTGG ACGGGCTGGTGTCCTACAACGCGCCGGCCGGGCAGCAGCTGGTCCTTCCCGGGGGCACCGTCATCTACCTGAACGACTCAGTGTACGACGGGGCGTTCGGGTACAG CATGACGGAAGGCCTGGGCCAGCTGACGGACGGGGTGTCGGGGCTGGACGACTTCACGCAGACCCACGAGTACCACGTCTGGCCGGGCTACGACTACGTGGGCTGGCGCAACGAGAGCACTGCCGGCGGCTACGTGGAGATCACCTTTGAGTTCGACCGCATCAGGAACTTCACCGCCATGAAG GTCCACTGCAACAACATGTTCGCCAAAGGGGTGAAGATCTTCAAGGAGGTGCAATGCTATTTCCGCGCCGACACCAGCGAGTGGGAGCCCAGCACCGTCTCCTCGGTGCTGGTGCTGGACGACGTGAACCCCAGCGCCCGCTTCGTCACCGTGCCCTTGCTCCACCGCATGGCCAGCGCCATCAAGTGCCAGTACTACTTCGCCGATGCCTGGATGATGTTCAGCGAGATCACCTTCCAGTCAG ATGCAGCCATGTACAACAACTCTATGGCCCCCCCTGAGGCTCCCGTGGTCCCCACCACTTATG aCCCCACGCTCAAGGTAGACGACAGCAACACGCGCATCCTGATCGGTTGCCTGGTGGCGATCATCTTCATTCTGCTGGCCATCATTGTCATCATACTGTGGCGGCAGTTCTGGCAGAAGATGCTGGAGAAG GCATCACGGAGGATGCTGGATGATGAAATGACCGtcagcctctccctgcccagtgAATCGAGCATGTTCAACCACaaccgctcctcctcctccagcgagCAGGAGTCCAGCTCCACCTACGACCGCATCTTCCCCCTGGGACCCGACTACCAGGAGCCTTCCCGCCTGATCCGCAAGCTGCCCGAGTTCCCCCCGGTGGAGGAGGACACCG gctgcagcgGCCCCACGAAGCCGACCCAGGCCAGTGTCCCCGAGGGCGTCCCCCACTACGCCGAGGCCGACATCGTGAACCTGCAGGGTGTGACGGGTGGCAACACCTACTCAGTGCCAGCCCTCACCATGGACCTGCTCTCCGGCAAGGATGTGGCCGTCGAGGAGTTCCCCAGAAAGCTGCTGACCTTCAAGGAGAAGCTGGGGGAAGGCCAGTTTGGGGAG GTTCATCTCTGTGAAGTGGAGGGGATGGAGAAGTTCACAGGCAAGGACTTTGCCCTGGAGGGCTTGGatgccagctccagctgccccGTGCTGGTGGCTGTGAAGATGTTGCGAGCGGATGCCAACAAGAACGCCAg GAATGATTTTCTGAAGGAAATCAAGATCATGTCGCGGCTGAAGGACCCCAACATCATCCGGCTGCTGGCAGTGTGCATCGCGGATGACCCGCTGTGCATGATCACCGAGTACATGGAGAACGGAGACCTCAACCAGTTCCTGTCCCGCCAGCAGGCAGGCACCCCGCCGGCTGGCCACGCGCCCACCGTCAG CTACAGTGACCTGCGGTTCATGGCCACCCAGATCGCCTCCGGCATGAAGTACCTCTCCTCCCTCAACTTCGTGCACCGGGACCTGGCCACGCGCAACTGCCTGGTGGGGAAGCGCTACACCATCAAGATAGCCGACTTTGGCATGAGCAGGAATCTCTACAGCGGGGACTACTACCGTATCCAGGGGCGGGCGGTGCTCCCCATCCGCTGGATGTCCTGGGAGAGCATCTTGCTG GGCAAGTTCACGACGGCCAGCGACGTGTGGGCGTTTGGCGTGACGCTGTGGGAGACCTTCACGCTCTGCCGGGAGCAGCCCTACTCCCAGCTGTCCGACGAGCAGGTCATCGAAAACACCGGCGAGTTTTTCCGGGACCAGGGCCGGCAG ACCTACCTTCCCCAGCCTGCACTTTGCCCTGACTCAGTCTATAAGCTAATGCTCAGCTGCTGGAGACGGGACACTAAAGATCGTCCCTCCTTCCAGGACATCCATCGCCTTCTCCAGGAGTCAGCCAGCGAAGAATGA